AAGACAAGCTGGGCCAGATCACCCTGGCCGTGACGACCCTGTTCTGGGGCGCTGGCGCCACCTTGCAACTGATCGTGCTGGAATGGGCCAAGCAATCGCTGAACATGCCGTTCGACAAGGCGACCAGCCTGGTGGGCGTGGTCGCCATCGGCGTGGCCGCTGGCGCAGTGCTGTCGGCACGCTTCATTCCGCTGCGCAAATCGCTGACCGTCATACCGCTGGGCATCGCCATGGGCGTAATCGTCATGATGATGACGCAAGTGCACTCCGTATGGATCGCCTACCCGCTGCTGATACTGATCGGCGCCCTGTCCGGCTTCTTCGTCGTGCCAATGAATGCCCTGCTGCAACACCGCGGCCACGTGCTGATGAGCGCAGGTCACTCCATCGCCGTGCAGAACTTCAACGAAAACCTGTCGATTCTCACCATGCTGGCCGTGTATTCGATCATGATCCGCCTGCACCTGCCGCTCAACATCATCATCACCCTGTTCGGCCTGTTCGTCGCCGGCACCATGTACATGATCATGCGCAGGCACAAGCTGAACCAGGCGGAGCACGACAATCTGTCTTTGATTGGCGAGCAGAAACACTAATTTTGGGGTCAGACCCGACGGGTCTGACCCCAGCATTACGCTGGTAGCGCGCCTGTTATCCGCCGCGCGGCAGCCTGCTCCGTCCAGTCATGCGGCACGACAAAACCGCGCGTGCGCTCCACTTCCCAGCCTTCGATAGTATCCACCGTGGCCACCATCACCGGTTGTGCCAGATCAAACAACTGCGCCCGCAAGGCATCCACGTCCAGCACCTCCACGTCGCGGCCCTTGAACGGCGCCAGCCATTGCAATCGGGGCAGCACGACGTAGCGCTGCTGCGGCAATTGTGCCGGCGTGCACCAGAAGCCATGCCCATGTTCCGGGGAAATACCGTCCATGGCGGGCGTCGCGTCTGCCGCATAAAACAGCCAGCCCTTGACCAGCGCCTGCGCCGCGCGCACGGGCTGCGACAGCAAGCTTTGCGCGGCCGGATGGCGTGACAAGGCCAATTGCTTGTCGATAATCTTGCACATCTTCAAGCCCAAGGTGTCGGCCAGATTCGGGCCGATCAGGTGGTTGAAGACGCCCGGATCGGGTGCGCCTTCGAGCAGGTAGAACTTGGTGGCAAATTCCCAGTGCAGCAACGCGTCACCCTCCGTCCCGTCACGCAGCAGGAAATCGAACTCGCCGACCGTGTCGTTGCGGTTCACCTGCACTTGCAAGCCATGCGCAGCGAGCACGCCGTGCTGCTCAAAATAAAAGGCCAGCAGCTTTTCAGCGTACAGGCCCAGGCGGGAATAGAATTTCGGCCCCAGCGCCGCATCGAGCGGCGACGGATCATCTTGCAGCGCCCCCAGCCATGCCGCCACGGCAGGCGTGACGGAAGGCAAGCTGGCAATGCGCCCGCCCCAGTGGGCGCTGGCGGGATCGAGCAAGTCGGGCGAGTCGAGCAGCCAGGCCAGCGCCCGCACCCGGGGGTGCGTCAGATGGCCCCAGCGGCGCTCGAAGCGGGCCTGAAAGCTGTCAAGCACCGTGCGTGCTTTTCGCCAGGCACAGGTCGGCCCAGGCACGCGCCTTGGCCTTGCCCGTCCCATCCTGCAGCAACATTTCCGGGTGGAAGGTCGCCACGACGGAGGCATTGCCCAGCTGGCGCACCGTGCCGCGCACGGGTTTTTCGCCGGGATTGATGCCGGCGGCGGCCATGGAACCGAGGGTGACGATGGTGCGCGGCTGCAGCAGGGCCAGTTCGCGCTCGAAATACGGGCGGCAAGCGGCCGACTCCGATTCGGTGGGCAGGCGTTCCTGGCCCGCCTCGTCCAGCGGACGGCATTTCAGCAAGTGCGTGATGTACACGTCGCTGCCCGCATCGAGGTCGATGGCCTTGAGCATATTGTCGAGCAATTTGCCCTGCTCGCCCGGCAAGGCGCGCCCTTCGCGTTCTTCCAAACGCGACGGACTGCTGGCCAGCATCAGCCAATCACCGTGCCGATCGCCACGACCCATGACGACGCCCTTGCGCGTCTTGCACAAGTCGCAGCGCGCGCACTTGGCGACGGCGGCCGTCAAGCCTTCCCAGTCGAGGGTGGCGATAGCGGCGTCGCTGAGCTGCTTCACTGGCGCGGGTGCGGGCGCATCGTCGAACCAGGCCGTGTCGTCAGGGACTGGCGTAGCGGCAACGGCGACAAATGCCTCGACTTCCACGACTTCCACCGCGGCAAGCACTTCGATCACGGGAGCAGGTGCAGGCGCAGCAACCTCGGCCACGGCCACGGCCACATCCATTTCCACGGCAGCCTCGACGGCGACGTCAACCGCCTCGGGCGCAACACCCTGGCGCAAGCGCCACAGGGGGCCGACGCCCATTTCATCGAGGAAAACGGCGCTGCGGCTCATAAGGTATAACGCATCACGATGGCGTCCTCACGTTGCGAATTGGCGGCAGGATAATATCCCTTGCGCCGGCCGATCTGTTCAAATCCATAGCGCTGGTAAATGTCGAGCGCGCGCACGTTGGACGGGCGCACTTCCAGCAGCATCGATTCCATGCCCAGCTGGCGCGCGCAGGCGCAGGACTGGTTCAGCAGGAAGCGGCCCAGTCCCTGACCCTGGATGGCGCCCTCAACGGCCACGTTGAGCAAGTGCGCCTCGTCGACCACCAGCATCAGCAAGAAGTAGCCAAGCAGGGTGCCATCCACCTCGCGCAAGACCCAGGCCGGATAGCCGCTCTTGAGGGAATCGACAAAGTTGCCATGCGTCCAAGGATGCGGATACACGCGCTGCTCCAGCGCCAGCACCTCAGCCAGGTCCGCCTCACGCATCGGCTGATAGTCAAGGCGCAGCAAGTCCCAGCCGGCAGCACTGTCCTGGCCCTGCTCCATCATTGTGCCGACTCCGCAGCGGCCTTGGCCAGTTGCATCTCGTGCCGTTCCGCGCTCGTGTAAGCGATCTTGTTGCGCAAATACAAAGGCTGCGCCTCGGCCGCCGTCACGCACTGGCCGGTCGCAAAGGCGATGCGCGCCAGCTGCGCCACTTGCACGGCGTGCGGCATGATGGCGGCGTCCGCGCTGGCGGCGCACGGCAGCGCGGCCAGGGCGTCGGCATAGGCGCCAAAGCCGTTGCCGCAACCGGTGACCTCGCCTTGCGGCGCCACGCCGGCCGGCGCGCTCAGGGCAGGCGGCGCAACAATCTGCAAGCCATCCCGATAATCATATTGCGCCCAGTACACTTCGCCCATGCGGGCGTCGAGCACGGTCACGATGCGTTGCGCGCCATGCTGCTGGTGGCACGCGAGCGCCATGGCGTCGAGGGTGACGACGGGCACGACGGGCAGACTGGCGCCATACGCCAGGCCTTGCGCGATGCCGCAAGCCGTGCGCACGCCCGTAAACGAGCCGGGGCCTGAGCCGTAGGCGATGGCGTCGACGTCCGCCAGAGTCACGCCCGCTTCGGCCAGCAATTCCTGCACCATGGGCAGGATGGACTGGGAATGGGTGCGCACGCCCGACGAGGCGCGGGACAGGACGACATCGCCGCGCAGCAAGGCGCAGGAGGCGAGTTCGGACGACGTTTCAATAGCAAGCAGGGTGGGAAGTAAGGTAGACATAGCGTATTTTACCTTGCCAGGCCCGGAAGCGGCACGCCGTGCCGGTCAACAACAGCCCACTTGCACAGCCCGTGCGCGAGGACGGCTATAATAAAAGGCTAAGCTGATTGCTTGACCGGCGTCATTGCGCCATGCCTGGCAATCCATACGCGACACTATCACCCCACTCTTGCCCTGGTCCGCTCCGTGAATCCACTTCTTGCCAAACTGCAACCATATCCATTCGAAAAGCTGCGCCAGCTGTTTGCCGGCGTGACGGTCAATCCCGAGTATGCGCCCATCAGCCTGGGCATGGGCGAACCCAAGCATCCGACGCCAGCGTTCATCGAGCAGGCCTTGGTCGACAATATCCACGGCCTGGCCAGCTATCCGACCACCATCGGTTCGGAAGCCTTGCGTACCGCCATCGCCGGCTGGCTGGAACGCCGCTATGGCATCCCCACGCTCAATCCTGCCACGCAAATCCTGCCCGTGAACGGTTCGCGCGAAGCGCTGTTTGCGCTGGCGCAAACGGTGATCGATCCGTCGGCCGGTTCGCTCGTGATCAGCCCGAACCCGTTTTACCAGATCTATGAAGGCGCGGCCTACCTGGCCGGCGCGGAACCGTATTTCGTCAATTCCGACCCGGCGCGCAACTTCGGCTGCGACTACGACAGCGTACCGGCCAGCGTGTGGGAAAAGGTCAAGCTGCTGTTCCTGTGTTCGCCCGGCAACCCGACGGGCGCCGTGCTCACCTTGACGGACTGGGAACATCTGTTCGCGCTGTCCGAACGCTATGATTTCGTCATCGCCGCCGACGAGTGCTATTCCGAGATCTACCACGGCGACACGCCCCCGCTGGGCGCGCTGCAGGCGGCGCACATGCTGGGCCTGTCCACGATCGAACGTCCGTATGCGCGCCTGGTGGTGTTTTCCAGCCTGTCGAAGCGCTCAAACGTGCCGGGCATGCGCTCGGGCTTTGTCGCCGGCGATGCCGAAGTGCTGAAAAAATTCCTGCTCTACCGAACCTACCACGGCGGCGCCATGAGCCCTGCCGTGCAGGCGGCCTCCGTCGCGGCCTGGAACGACGAAACCCATGTCGAGGAAAATCGCGCCAAGTACCGCGCCAAGTTCGACGCCATCACGCCGCTGTTGCAAGCGGTGATGGACGTGCAATTGCCAGACGCCGGCTTCTACCTGTGGGCCGACGTCAGCCGCACGGGACTGTCCGACACCGAATTCGCGCAACGCCTGTACGCCGAATATAATGTCACGGTATTGCCTGGCAGCTACCTGGCGCGCGACGCGCACGGCATCAATCCGGGCCGCAACCGCATCCGCATGGCCCTGGTGGCCGAAACGGCCGAAGGGCTGGAAGCCGCACTGCGCATAGTAAAATTCTGCCAGCAGCTTTCCGCATCCGCATCAACCAACTAATTAATAAGACATCATCATGAGCCAACAACTGCAAACCATCATCGACCAGGCCTGGGAAAACCGCGCCGAGATCAATCCGCGCAACGGCACGGCCGAACTGCGCGACGCCGTCTCCCACGTCATCAATGGCCTGGATAATGGCAGCATCCGCGTGGCGGAAAAAACCTCGGGCGACTGGGTCGTCAACCAGTGGGTCAAGAAAGCCGTGCTGCTGTCGTTCCGCCTGGAAGACAACGTCGTCCTGCCGTCCGACGGCACGATGCAGTTCTACGACAAGGTCCCGACCAAGTTCGCCAACTACACGGCCGAAGACTTCGCCAAGGGCGGTTTCCGCGTGGTGCCGCCAGCCGTTGCCCGCCGCGGCAGCTTCATCGCCAAGAACGTCGTGCTGATGCCGTCCTACGTCAACATCGGCGCCTACGTCGATGAAGGCGCCATGGTCGACACCTGGGCCACCGTCGGTTCGTGCGCGCAGATCGGCAAGAACGTCCACCTGTCCGGCGGCGTCGGCATCGGCGGCGTGCTGGAACCTATGCAAGCGAACCCGACCATCATCGAAGACAACTGCTTCATCGGCGCCCGTTCGGAAATCGTCGAAGGCGTGATCGTCGAAGAAAACTCGGTCATCTCGATGGGCGTCTACATCGGCCAGTCGACCAAGATCTACGACCGCGCCACGGGCGAAGTGACCTACGGTCGCGTGCCAGCCGGCTCCGTCGTGGTCTCGGGCAACCTGCCTTCGGAAGACGGCAAGTACTCGCTGTACTGCGCCGTGATCGTCAAGCGCGTGGATGCAAAAACCCGCGCAAAAACGGGCATCAACGAACTCCTGCGCGGCATTTAATCAGCGCGCTGTAACGCATTCGCAAGACCTGAATGTCCCGCTTCGGCGGGACATTTTCATTTCCAGCTAGTAACTTCAATCGTCGCGCAGCCATCGCCCATCCTGCCCTATACTGGATGGCATGAATACACCTCCCGTA
Above is a genomic segment from Janthinobacterium sp. 64 containing:
- the rimI gene encoding ribosomal protein S18-alanine N-acetyltransferase — translated: MEQGQDSAAGWDLLRLDYQPMREADLAEVLALEQRVYPHPWTHGNFVDSLKSGYPAWVLREVDGTLLGYFLLMLVVDEAHLLNVAVEGAIQGQGLGRFLLNQSCACARQLGMESMLLEVRPSNVRALDIYQRYGFEQIGRRKGYYPAANSQREDAIVMRYTL
- a CDS encoding uracil-DNA glycosylase, which encodes MSRSAVFLDEMGVGPLWRLRQGVAPEAVDVAVEAAVEMDVAVAVAEVAAPAPAPVIEVLAAVEVVEVEAFVAVAATPVPDDTAWFDDAPAPAPVKQLSDAAIATLDWEGLTAAVAKCARCDLCKTRKGVVMGRGDRHGDWLMLASSPSRLEEREGRALPGEQGKLLDNMLKAIDLDAGSDVYITHLLKCRPLDEAGQERLPTESESAACRPYFERELALLQPRTIVTLGSMAAAGINPGEKPVRGTVRQLGNASVVATFHPEMLLQDGTGKAKARAWADLCLAKSTHGA
- the dapC gene encoding succinyldiaminopimelate transaminase — encoded protein: MNPLLAKLQPYPFEKLRQLFAGVTVNPEYAPISLGMGEPKHPTPAFIEQALVDNIHGLASYPTTIGSEALRTAIAGWLERRYGIPTLNPATQILPVNGSREALFALAQTVIDPSAGSLVISPNPFYQIYEGAAYLAGAEPYFVNSDPARNFGCDYDSVPASVWEKVKLLFLCSPGNPTGAVLTLTDWEHLFALSERYDFVIAADECYSEIYHGDTPPLGALQAAHMLGLSTIERPYARLVVFSSLSKRSNVPGMRSGFVAGDAEVLKKFLLYRTYHGGAMSPAVQAASVAAWNDETHVEENRAKYRAKFDAITPLLQAVMDVQLPDAGFYLWADVSRTGLSDTEFAQRLYAEYNVTVLPGSYLARDAHGINPGRNRIRMALVAETAEGLEAALRIVKFCQQLSASASTN
- the dapD gene encoding 2,3,4,5-tetrahydropyridine-2,6-dicarboxylate N-succinyltransferase is translated as MSQQLQTIIDQAWENRAEINPRNGTAELRDAVSHVINGLDNGSIRVAEKTSGDWVVNQWVKKAVLLSFRLEDNVVLPSDGTMQFYDKVPTKFANYTAEDFAKGGFRVVPPAVARRGSFIAKNVVLMPSYVNIGAYVDEGAMVDTWATVGSCAQIGKNVHLSGGVGIGGVLEPMQANPTIIEDNCFIGARSEIVEGVIVEENSVISMGVYIGQSTKIYDRATGEVTYGRVPAGSVVVSGNLPSEDGKYSLYCAVIVKRVDAKTRAKTGINELLRGI
- a CDS encoding DUF1853 family protein codes for the protein MLDSFQARFERRWGHLTHPRVRALAWLLDSPDLLDPASAHWGGRIASLPSVTPAVAAWLGALQDDPSPLDAALGPKFYSRLGLYAEKLLAFYFEQHGVLAAHGLQVQVNRNDTVGEFDFLLRDGTEGDALLHWEFATKFYLLEGAPDPGVFNHLIGPNLADTLGLKMCKIIDKQLALSRHPAAQSLLSQPVRAAQALVKGWLFYAADATPAMDGISPEHGHGFWCTPAQLPQQRYVVLPRLQWLAPFKGRDVEVLDVDALRAQLFDLAQPVMVATVDTIEGWEVERTRGFVVPHDWTEQAAARRITGALPA
- the tsaB gene encoding tRNA (adenosine(37)-N6)-threonylcarbamoyltransferase complex dimerization subunit type 1 TsaB, whose amino-acid sequence is MSTLLPTLLAIETSSELASCALLRGDVVLSRASSGVRTHSQSILPMVQELLAEAGVTLADVDAIAYGSGPGSFTGVRTACGIAQGLAYGASLPVVPVVTLDAMALACHQQHGAQRIVTVLDARMGEVYWAQYDYRDGLQIVAPPALSAPAGVAPQGEVTGCGNGFGAYADALAALPCAASADAAIMPHAVQVAQLARIAFATGQCVTAAEAQPLYLRNKIAYTSAERHEMQLAKAAAESAQ